Below is a window of Thermogemmata fonticola DNA.
GCCCTATCAGTGACCACAGTGGCGCGAACCGAAGCCGCCGCTTCATCGTGGCTCTTCCTTGGAGGCTTATCCACAAGCAAAACGAACGACCGGGAGCTGCGAGTCATTCCCGGAATAATCGAATCGATTTTTCAATTTACACTCTCTCCATCTCCGTCGCCAAGAGCTTTTGGAAAAATTTCCCAAAATTCATTTCGGGGCGAAAAAAGTGTGAGGAGGGGACGAGAAAGCGTCAGAGGGAGGGGAAAGGAAGGGAGGGGGTCGTAGCGAGAGGTGGAGGATTACAAAACGGAGGAGGATGAAGGAGAGACACAGAGGAGGAGTCCGCAGGGAAGCATTCGCAGGGAATTTCCCCCTCCTGAGACCTCCGAAACCGTGAGGTCAGCGGCTGGTGGCATAACGTTCGATGAGGACCCGCGCTGTTTCAGGCCGCATGATGGCGGGGTCCGGCATTTCCCCGCGCCGGAGCATTTCGCGCAGAGCAGTCCCACTGATGTTCACCGGTTGCCAGCCTCGATCGGCGTAATCTTCCACCAAGGCGACGCGCCCCAGTTCCTTGTAATAAGCGGCGAAACCGACTTTCACGGGTCGAATGAGGAGTTCGCCGGGGAGGTGATCGAAAATCCGCTGGGCTGCCAAAGGGTCCCAAATGTCCGTTTTGTCGTCGTAGGGAGCGTCCGCGTGTTTGCGGCCAATGATGATATCGGTGAAGCCGTAATTCTGGCGGTAAATAGCATGCATGACAGCTTCCTTCGGACCCGCGTAAAACATCTTGATGTCCAAGGCGATCAATAGGACGTGATCGTGGAAATTGCGGCCGACTTTGCGCCACAGCTCTTCATCAATATCCCCCTGGCCGAGCGCGCGGGATTCAATCAGGGCACGATAGGTCTTGATACGGGTGGCGGCATCCACATCATCGCTTTTGGTTTCTCCCACGAGCGGATTGAGAACGGCCCCCGCAAAGTACCCCGCCCGGGTGAGGCGCTCCAGTCCCACCACCAGGGCATACTCATGGGCGCGGTGCAAAGCGTTACGAGTCTGGAAGGCGACGATCCGTTCCCATCCCTTCTGTTGGAACAACGCACGGGTCTCTCGCGGGGACAGAATCAAATCCCCATATTCCGGATGTTTAGGCTGGGGGAGGGCCACAATCTCCCCTCCGACCAGGTAGGTCCGAGGATCATGATTGGCAATGCGAGCGCCGGGGTGGTCCTCCCGCGGCGTGCCATAGACGCTGTGGTTGTACTTCTTCTTGTCCCACGGGTACACATCATGGACTTCGATAACTCCGACGCATTGGCCGCGCTCATTGACGAGAGGATGCTTGCTACCCGTGTTCAAATGCCGAGCGACACGTGCATCCACGGGAAACGCCAAGGGAATAGTCCAGGCATACTTGCGGCCCTGGCGGACGATCACCTGCTCCTCCAGCACCCGGTCGTACTCTTCTCGTGTCATCGGTCCCGTCAGCGGCGACAAGGCTCCGTCCGCCATCCGGTAGAGAGTGGAAAGATCGGCATCCGAGACAACAATTTCGTGAGTCGATGGGGGATCGAGCACAGCGACAGTGCGGTTGATCGGTTCCGGCACACCACCATGGGGCGGGATCAATTCCGGCATGGAATCCTCCGTGATCGTGCTGACTACTGATAATGAAACCAGTCCTCTCTCCACGAGCGCGGGCAAACCATGGGCCAGGGGTTACGTGGAAGCCTCACGGACCTTTGCCTCACGCCTGTCAAATGACGTACTGGGGACCTTCACATTGGGCGACCAAGTCCGCCAAGGTGATTTGTTTGAGCACTTGTTCCTCGGCCTGGCGTACCCGGAGCCAGACACCCTGTAACTGGCGGAAAAACGGACTGAGGTGGGAACGCCCATCCTGGTTTTCTGGTTTATGGGTGGGGTCAGTCACTTGCAGAATGTCGTAGAGGGTGATGGTTTCCGGAGGCCGGCTCAGCGTGTATCCCCCCGCAGCTCCGCGGACACTTTCCACCAATCCGGCATACTTGAGAGCCAACAGGATTTGCACCAAAAAGCGGTCCGAAATGTTATGGCGTTGGGCAATGTCCGCCACGCGAATCGGGCGTTTCTCCGGATAGCGGGCAGCCAACTCCAACATGGCGACACAGGCGTATTCGGCTTTGGCAGAAGGTTGCATGGCAGCTTATTATCAATGGGGGCGAAGACCTCGAGAGACTCAATCGGTTGACAAACTCAGTTCCATTGGCAGCGATACGTTTCTTCAGGGGTGAGCAACCTGTGGTATTTTCAGGAATAGTGGGCGATCCAGCCACTCCAGTGTCCAATTTATATACATAAGTTCACTATAGGACAAAACTTACGATCAAATGCCGCTGCCGTCCGTGTGTTCGATCACATGTAACCCGCATTCTTTTTTCACCTTACCGGCCCAGCGTCCCGCCCGGTCATCCTCGCCGGGTTGCACCGGCCGCGTGCACGGCCAGCAGCCTATACTGGGATAACCGCGATCGTGCAAGGGATTGTAGGGAACATCATGGCGGACAATAAAGTTCCAAACATCGCGCTTGGTCCAATGGAGGAGGGGATTGACCTTGACTAACTGGAACTTGGCGTCCCACTGCACCACCTGGGCCTTACTTCGGACGTCCGTCTGATCCTTGCGGATGGCACTGATCCATGCCAACGGGGCGTAACGGGCCAAAGCTCGCCGCAATGGAAGGATTTTCCGATCGTGACAACATTGATCCGGCCGGATGGTGTACAGGGGACCACCGTGTT
It encodes the following:
- a CDS encoding nucleotidyl transferase family protein codes for the protein MPELIPPHGGVPEPINRTVAVLDPPSTHEIVVSDADLSTLYRMADGALSPLTGPMTREEYDRVLEEQVIVRQGRKYAWTIPLAFPVDARVARHLNTGSKHPLVNERGQCVGVIEVHDVYPWDKKKYNHSVYGTPREDHPGARIANHDPRTYLVGGEIVALPQPKHPEYGDLILSPRETRALFQQKGWERIVAFQTRNALHRAHEYALVVGLERLTRAGYFAGAVLNPLVGETKSDDVDAATRIKTYRALIESRALGQGDIDEELWRKVGRNFHDHVLLIALDIKMFYAGPKEAVMHAIYRQNYGFTDIIIGRKHADAPYDDKTDIWDPLAAQRIFDHLPGELLIRPVKVGFAAYYKELGRVALVEDYADRGWQPVNISGTALREMLRRGEMPDPAIMRPETARVLIERYATSR
- a CDS encoding RrF2 family transcriptional regulator; the encoded protein is MQPSAKAEYACVAMLELAARYPEKRPIRVADIAQRHNISDRFLVQILLALKYAGLVESVRGAAGGYTLSRPPETITLYDILQVTDPTHKPENQDGRSHLSPFFRQLQGVWLRVRQAEEQVLKQITLADLVAQCEGPQYVI